One genomic segment of Bacteroidales bacterium includes these proteins:
- a CDS encoding amino acid adenylation domain-containing protein: MADIISFFEKLRFNAGAIWLESDTIKLSAPKNFQNQETQDFIRNNKSHIRSILNENSIFSKEQFLNVNILKDKFVTHYPLSPAQERIWFVEQYEEGTNAYHIPSVLELDSSINIENLKDAIKQIVARHEVLRSTIEQSEEHACGIQVVHDTHLTIDEVLVTEDEDYLKLIKEDVNRPFNLGIEYPIRVKLYYIQGSNAKSIESSTKILLIINIHHIASDGWSMTIFQREMEAFYDAYSKGEMNFSLPALDIQYKDYAAWQRVYLSSEVLEEQLNFWKGRLSGYQVLELPADFIRPSHVDYKGSFKVFTISEEVCQKLRGLAQQHGVTLHSLMLTSIGILLGKYTGQNDIVIGSPIANRQHHQTADLIGYFVNTQANRILLHDGQSFEGLIKQVYQEQVEAQLYQDLPFERLVEELGAERDTSRHPVFQVMVSMQSHDKPSKKANQKILYSNSIKVGTIYEVEKFDLSFFVEDGYEKIKVAISYATSLFCKETIERLSNHFIHLVNKLVEAPENPYEQIGLLSSEEYEQIVYKWNETSKNYPKSKTVSLLFQEQVEKVPGNIALEYEGHRLTYRELNEQSNKLARYIRARYEAKTGQTLTGDNLIALYLDRSPEMVIGILAVLKAGGSYVPMDMNYPQERVDYILEDTNVELVLSLKRLSKDHQDKLPKDKVIHVDLTERLYEEKDASNLPQHSSGTNLAYIIYTSGTTGKPKGVMVEHHQVVSFAIENNYISNDKAHIVGGLSNYAFDGSIFDIFFSLLNGKHLVLIDSSNLFDLSKLDTQLIDCKVDTIFITTALFNSLIQNKAKCLTSVRQVLFGGEACSIEMVNRFKINYSESTLIHVYGPTENIVYSTFCNLSDYDTKNVVPIGKNLSDKKLYILDRHLFPVPVGIIGELYIGGAGVARGYLKRPELTEQRFISNPFATDSGKTNGYTKLYKTGDLVRWLPDGNIQFIGRNDDQVKIRGFRIELGEIEHAITQIQGVKQCCVLVKERKTEVGNNKYLAAYYVLDGSDETLTSAAILNQLSGRLPEYMLPSAFMAMESFPLTINGKLDKRALPDTDFDSSSGEYVAPTNEIETELCSVWQKALGLNRVGITDDFFRVGGNSILAIQVSHRMSKVLNCDVKVAGIFKHKTILQLLLHSEGQTKINIPKIKTDRAVLSFAQERLWFVEQYQGGTNVYHMPAVFELDSSANADAIRYALQQIVQRHEVLRSTIQHDEQERGVQVVHDAIVPIEEVMLSDLDDYRSFIREDINRPFNLSSEYPIRIKFYTIQASKTKLETPQSKILLLINTHHIASDGWSMGVFQRELYAYYEAYISKNKEFRLPALEIQYKDYAVWQKAYLTGGTLEKQLDYWKNKLLGYQTLELPTDYTRPNEIDYRGAHQGFSLSTSTSDKLRALAQRQGATLHSVMLGGLSILMGKYTGQEDIVTGSPTANRHHQQTENLIGFFVNTQTNRVVLKKHQSFEALIQQVHLDQVEAQLYQDFPFEKLVEELGVVRDTSRHPIFQVMFSVQSFGGRSKTIGQQKSYFKPFQLENAYEIAKFDLSIHLDDSQQELKGQISYAKALFRPETIERFLTYYVSLLTQLTETPEKPYSQISLLNPEEYHQIVYQWNKTYKEYPKDSTVFQLFQEQVEKTPNSIALVYEGQRLTYRELNEKSNQLARHIRAKYLKITDQSFAADTLVAIYLDRSVELVIGMLAIMKAGGAYVPLDTNYPQDRVDYILGDTQVEIVLSQKHLNQDNHVQLPHEKTILIDLAEELYQNEDTSNLPQYSTAGDLAYVIYTSGTTGKPKGATITHRSICNYNQWIYSHSCYVNAQIIDCSSSISFDATVNVLLTPLCYGQQVVICKAGIKQDINLYLDYINRHKIELIKVTPSYFSLLLNSSRGNNKLELLKCIIVGGEKANKVELEEFIRLNPSIEILHHYGPTETTVGITSFTDFNNKELLNSLESIPLGKVTSNNMAYVLDSNNIPVPINIIGELHIGGVSLARGYLNRPEFTEERFVTNWFATEFENANNYTRLYKTGDLVRWLPDGNLEFIGRNDGQVKIRGYRIELGEIEYAITQIPGIKQGCVIAKERKSEGGSNKYLVAYYVLGEGADILTLEAIQGRLSCVLPEYMVPSAFVEMKSLPMNINGKLDRRALPEPDFNMSKEEYIAPTTEIEAKVCQIWQEVLGVDRVGITDNFFKMGGNSILAIQVSHRMSKILECSVKVASVFKYSSIEGILKNIIYKQINLEGVELEF, translated from the coding sequence ATGGCAGACATAATTTCCTTTTTTGAAAAGTTGAGATTTAACGCTGGAGCTATTTGGCTTGAGAGCGATACGATCAAACTTTCCGCTCCAAAAAATTTTCAGAACCAAGAAACTCAGGACTTTATTAGAAATAATAAGAGTCATATAAGATCTATTCTTAACGAAAATAGTATCTTTTCGAAGGAACAATTTTTGAATGTGAACATCCTCAAAGATAAATTCGTAACTCATTACCCGCTGAGTCCAGCACAAGAGCGGATTTGGTTTGTCGAACAATACGAAGAGGGAACCAATGCCTACCATATCCCTAGCGTCCTTGAACTTGATTCTAGTATTAACATAGAAAACCTAAAGGATGCTATTAAGCAAATTGTGGCTCGGCATGAAGTGCTCAGGAGTACGATTGAACAAAGTGAGGAACATGCATGTGGGATACAAGTAGTACATGATACACACCTAACTATTGATGAAGTCCTTGTGACTGAAGATGAGGACTACCTGAAGTTAATTAAAGAGGATGTCAATCGTCCCTTCAATCTGGGTATAGAATATCCTATTAGGGTTAAACTGTACTATATTCAGGGCTCCAATGCAAAGTCCATAGAATCGAGTACAAAGATCTTGCTGATAATTAACATACATCATATAGCGAGTGATGGCTGGTCAATGACCATATTTCAGCGTGAGATGGAAGCCTTTTATGATGCCTACTCTAAAGGGGAAATGAATTTTAGCCTACCTGCACTGGATATTCAGTACAAGGACTATGCAGCATGGCAGAGGGTTTATTTATCCAGTGAGGTTTTGGAGGAGCAATTAAACTTTTGGAAGGGAAGATTATCAGGCTACCAAGTTTTGGAATTACCTGCTGACTTTATTAGACCAAGTCATGTGGACTACAAAGGATCGTTTAAAGTATTCACTATCAGTGAGGAAGTCTGCCAAAAACTTAGAGGCTTGGCTCAGCAACATGGTGTTACATTGCATAGTTTGATGCTGACTAGTATTGGTATTCTACTGGGAAAGTATACTGGACAGAACGACATCGTTATTGGCAGCCCTATTGCTAACCGTCAACACCATCAAACCGCAGATCTAATCGGCTACTTCGTTAATACACAGGCAAATCGAATACTGCTCCACGATGGGCAAAGTTTTGAGGGTCTGATAAAGCAGGTTTATCAAGAACAGGTGGAGGCGCAACTTTATCAGGATCTGCCCTTTGAGAGGCTCGTAGAGGAATTGGGTGCTGAACGAGATACTTCAAGACACCCAGTTTTTCAAGTAATGGTTTCCATGCAGAGTCATGACAAACCAAGTAAAAAAGCAAATCAAAAGATATTATATTCAAACTCAATTAAGGTTGGAACTATATATGAGGTTGAAAAATTTGATCTATCGTTCTTTGTTGAAGATGGTTATGAAAAGATTAAAGTAGCAATAAGTTATGCGACAAGTCTATTCTGTAAGGAAACCATTGAGAGACTTTCAAATCACTTTATTCATCTTGTTAACAAGTTGGTGGAAGCTCCAGAAAACCCTTATGAACAGATCGGCTTGCTTAGTTCCGAAGAGTACGAACAAATCGTCTATAAATGGAACGAGACAAGCAAGAATTATCCTAAGAGTAAAACAGTTTCCCTTCTATTCCAAGAACAGGTTGAGAAAGTACCGGGTAATATAGCACTTGAGTATGAGGGACATCGACTTACCTACCGTGAACTCAATGAACAGAGCAACAAACTAGCTCGGTACATTAGGGCGAGATATGAGGCAAAGACAGGGCAAACCCTCACGGGGGATAACCTCATCGCCCTTTATCTTGATAGAAGCCCAGAAATGGTGATCGGTATACTAGCTGTTCTGAAAGCAGGGGGATCTTATGTGCCAATGGATATGAATTACCCACAGGAGCGTGTTGACTATATTCTTGAGGATACTAATGTAGAACTTGTACTCAGCCTTAAACGCTTGAGTAAAGATCACCAAGATAAGCTACCAAAAGATAAGGTTATTCATGTTGACTTAACGGAAAGGTTATACGAAGAAAAGGATGCTTCTAATCTTCCTCAGCATAGCAGCGGGACAAATCTAGCTTATATAATTTATACATCAGGGACTACTGGTAAGCCCAAAGGGGTGATGGTTGAGCATCATCAGGTGGTGTCTTTTGCTATCGAGAATAATTACATTAGTAATGATAAAGCACATATTGTTGGAGGATTATCAAACTATGCTTTCGATGGTAGCATTTTTGATATATTTTTCTCATTATTAAATGGCAAGCATTTAGTTCTGATTGATAGCAGTAATCTGTTTGATTTATCCAAGCTAGACACTCAACTCATAGATTGTAAGGTAGATACAATTTTCATTACAACGGCTCTGTTCAACTCATTGATACAAAATAAGGCCAAGTGCTTGACTAGTGTTAGGCAGGTGTTATTTGGAGGAGAGGCCTGTAGTATTGAAATGGTTAATAGATTTAAAATAAACTACTCTGAATCAACACTGATTCATGTTTATGGTCCCACTGAAAACATTGTTTACTCAACATTTTGTAATCTAAGCGATTATGACACAAAAAATGTTGTCCCGATCGGAAAAAATCTGTCAGACAAGAAATTATATATTTTAGATAGACATCTTTTTCCAGTTCCAGTTGGTATTATTGGAGAACTATACATTGGCGGAGCTGGTGTAGCTCGTGGATATTTGAAACGCCCAGAATTAACGGAGCAACGTTTCATCTCCAATCCGTTTGCTACAGATTCGGGCAAGACTAACGGATATACTAAACTTTACAAAACTGGCGATCTAGTACGCTGGTTGCCTGATGGCAACATCCAGTTCATTGGGAGGAACGATGATCAAGTGAAGATACGTGGGTTCAGGATAGAGTTGGGCGAGATTGAGCATGCTATAACTCAGATACAAGGTGTTAAACAGTGCTGTGTGTTGGTAAAAGAGCGTAAAACCGAAGTGGGAAACAACAAGTATCTTGCCGCATATTACGTTTTAGATGGAAGTGATGAAACCCTCACATCAGCAGCCATCCTAAATCAGCTATCGGGGAGACTTCCGGAGTATATGTTGCCCAGTGCTTTTATGGCGATGGAATCGTTCCCGCTAACTATCAATGGCAAATTGGATAAGCGGGCTTTACCAGACACGGACTTCGACTCATCATCGGGGGAGTACGTTGCCCCAACGAATGAGATAGAAACAGAACTTTGTAGTGTGTGGCAGAAGGCTCTTGGGTTGAATCGGGTTGGCATAACGGATGACTTCTTTCGGGTAGGTGGAAACTCAATACTAGCAATACAGGTTTCACATAGGATGAGCAAGGTGTTAAATTGCGATGTAAAAGTTGCTGGAATATTTAAACATAAAACCATCTTACAATTACTGCTTCATAGTGAGGGTCAAACCAAGATAAACATACCCAAAATTAAAACGGATAGGGCTGTCCTATCCTTTGCTCAGGAGAGGTTATGGTTTGTTGAACAATACCAAGGGGGCACCAACGTCTACCATATGCCAGCTGTATTTGAACTCGATAGCAGTGCTAATGCAGATGCGATAAGATATGCGCTCCAGCAGATCGTCCAACGTCACGAGGTGTTAAGAAGTACCATTCAACACGATGAGCAAGAACGTGGTGTTCAGGTAGTGCACGATGCAATAGTCCCCATTGAGGAAGTAATGCTTTCGGATCTAGATGATTATAGGTCTTTCATCAGGGAGGATATCAACCGCCCTTTCAATCTAAGTTCTGAATATCCAATTAGGATTAAATTTTATACTATTCAAGCCAGTAAAACGAAACTTGAAACTCCTCAGAGCAAAATCTTACTCCTTATCAATACTCACCATATTGCAAGTGATGGTTGGTCAATGGGTGTATTCCAGCGAGAATTATACGCCTACTATGAAGCTTATATTAGTAAAAATAAGGAATTTCGCTTACCTGCTTTGGAAATTCAGTACAAGGACTACGCTGTGTGGCAGAAGGCCTACCTTACAGGAGGAACTCTAGAAAAGCAGTTAGATTACTGGAAAAACAAGTTGTTGGGCTATCAAACACTAGAATTACCGACCGATTATACTAGACCGAATGAGATAGACTACAGAGGTGCCCATCAAGGATTTTCACTGAGTACCTCAACTAGCGATAAGTTGAGGGCACTAGCACAACGACAAGGTGCAACTCTCCACAGTGTGATGTTAGGCGGGCTAAGCATCCTTATGGGTAAATACACTGGACAAGAAGATATCGTCACTGGCAGCCCAACTGCCAATAGGCATCATCAACAAACGGAGAATTTGATTGGCTTCTTCGTTAATACACAGACAAACAGAGTGGTGTTAAAAAAACACCAAAGTTTTGAGGCCTTAATTCAACAGGTTCATCTGGATCAAGTGGAGGCGCAACTATATCAGGACTTTCCATTCGAGAAATTGGTCGAGGAATTGGGGGTTGTCAGGGATACTTCCCGCCACCCCATCTTCCAAGTAATGTTCTCGGTGCAGTCTTTTGGTGGGAGGAGTAAAACAATTGGTCAACAGAAGAGTTACTTCAAGCCATTTCAGTTGGAGAACGCCTACGAAATTGCAAAATTTGATTTATCAATACATTTAGATGATAGTCAGCAAGAACTAAAAGGGCAAATCAGCTATGCCAAAGCTCTATTTCGTCCCGAGACTATTGAACGGTTTTTGACCTACTATGTAAGTCTACTTACTCAACTAACGGAAACCCCTGAGAAACCTTACAGTCAGATTAGTTTACTTAACCCTGAAGAGTATCACCAAATTGTTTATCAGTGGAATAAAACATACAAGGAATATCCTAAGGATAGTACAGTTTTCCAACTATTTCAGGAGCAAGTGGAGAAAACTCCTAATAGTATTGCCTTGGTCTACGAAGGTCAGCGATTAACCTACCGTGAACTCAATGAGAAGAGTAATCAACTGGCTAGGCATATTCGGGCGAAATACCTAAAAATAACCGACCAATCCTTTGCTGCTGATACTCTGGTTGCTATATATCTGGATCGGAGTGTAGAATTGGTGATTGGTATGCTAGCTATAATGAAAGCTGGCGGTGCATACGTGCCATTGGATACTAATTACCCTCAGGATAGGGTGGATTATATATTGGGAGATACTCAAGTTGAAATTGTGCTTAGCCAGAAGCACTTGAATCAAGACAATCACGTACAGTTACCACACGAAAAAACCATTCTCATAGATTTGGCAGAAGAACTGTATCAAAACGAGGATACATCAAACCTACCCCAGTATAGCACCGCAGGTGATCTGGCTTATGTAATATACACATCCGGAACGACAGGTAAACCAAAAGGGGCTACGATAACACATCGTTCGATATGTAACTATAATCAATGGATTTATAGTCATAGTTGTTATGTAAATGCTCAGATAATTGATTGCTCTTCAAGTATATCTTTTGATGCAACTGTCAATGTGTTATTAACACCTTTGTGTTACGGACAGCAAGTTGTTATCTGTAAGGCGGGTATCAAACAAGATATTAACTTATACCTTGATTATATCAATAGGCATAAAATTGAGTTGATTAAAGTTACCCCAAGTTATTTCTCCTTGCTATTAAACAGTAGCAGAGGTAATAACAAACTAGAATTATTAAAGTGTATTATTGTCGGAGGAGAAAAAGCGAATAAAGTGGAATTGGAGGAATTTATTAGATTAAATCCATCAATAGAAATATTACATCATTATGGACCAACAGAAACAACCGTTGGTATTACAAGTTTTACTGATTTTAACAATAAAGAATTACTTAATAGTTTGGAGTCAATTCCATTGGGGAAAGTAACTAGCAATAACATGGCCTATGTTCTAGATTCGAATAATATACCTGTACCCATTAATATCATAGGTGAACTACATATAGGTGGAGTAAGTTTAGCACGAGGTTACTTAAACCGTCCAGAGTTCACAGAAGAGCGATTTGTCACCAACTGGTTCGCCACGGAATTTGAAAATGCAAATAACTATACCCGTCTTTATAAAACAGGGGATCTGGTGAGATGGCTTCCCGATGGCAATCTGGAGTTTATTGGTAGAAATGATGGTCAGGTAAAGATTAGGGGTTACAGAATAGAGTTGGGTGAGATAGAATACGCCATAACCCAAATTCCAGGAATAAAGCAGGGCTGTGTGATTGCCAAGGAGCGAAAATCAGAAGGTGGCAGTAATAAGTACTTGGTAGCCTACTATGTGTTGGGTGAAGGTGCTGATATACTTACCCTTGAGGCCATACAAGGGAGGCTTTCATGTGTGCTTCCAGAGTACATGGTACCCAGCGCATTTGTGGAAATGAAGTCGCTCCCGATGAACATTAACGGGAAATTAGATCGGCGTGCATTACCCGAGCCGGACTTCAACATGTCTAAGGAGGAATACATTGCTCCAACAACTGAGATTGAAGCAAAAGTGTGTCAAATATGGCAGGAGGTACTGGGTGTGGATAGGGTTGGCATCACGGATAACTTCTTCAAAATGGGAGGCAACTCAATTCTGGCCATACAGGTATCGCATAGAATGAGCAAAATTTTAGAGTGCTCGGTGAAGGTTGCAAGTGTGTTCAAGTATAGTAGCATTGAGGGGATACTAAAAAATATTATTTATAAGCAGATTAATTTAGAAGGTGTTGAACTAGAGTTTTAG